A genomic segment from Peribacillus sp. ACCC06369 encodes:
- a CDS encoding PepSY-associated TM helix domain-containing protein, giving the protein MSKSVKLYQFSRKVHKWSGLILSVFFMFIAVTGLVLVYMIPFGVADELRTGKESSPDQAIPMEKVVSIAASEGLPGTDSVDDIFRIEYRPSANVYQVRFNNSQGVQIDASTGKVLSTNPDYSTFLITLHDGSFFGNWYRYTILTMTGLALILLSFSGYYMFGFPLYKRLMAKRKTRDSEI; this is encoded by the coding sequence ATGTCGAAATCTGTAAAGTTGTATCAATTTAGCCGAAAAGTACATAAATGGTCAGGATTAATTTTATCTGTTTTTTTTATGTTCATCGCAGTCACAGGCCTCGTGCTTGTTTATATGATACCATTCGGAGTGGCTGATGAGTTAAGGACAGGGAAAGAGTCGAGTCCAGATCAAGCGATACCAATGGAGAAGGTCGTGTCGATTGCTGCTTCCGAGGGACTTCCAGGGACAGACTCGGTTGATGATATATTTAGAATTGAATATAGACCAAGTGCAAATGTTTACCAGGTTCGCTTTAATAACAGTCAAGGTGTTCAAATCGATGCAAGTACGGGAAAAGTTTTATCCACGAACCCGGATTACTCAACTTTCCTCATTACTTTGCATGATGGATCCTTCTTTGGCAATTGGTATAGATACACGATCCTCACAATGACAGGTTTAGCCTTAATACTGCTGTCATTTTCAGGGTATTATATGTTTGGCTTTCCTCTTTATAAGCGTCTGATGGCGAAAAGAAAAACAAGAGATTCGGAGATTTAG
- a CDS encoding PTS glucitol/sorbitol transporter subunit IIA, whose amino-acid sequence MQTVYQTKINQLGPSVSDFLGEKMFILFGANAPSELADYCLLIDVNEINGEIEKGDILVLGNQQYTITSVGDVVKKNLGSLGHITLKFNGSETAELPGTIHLEERDIQMPQAGTTLQILKK is encoded by the coding sequence GTGCAGACAGTTTATCAAACTAAAATTAACCAACTTGGTCCATCTGTCTCTGATTTTCTTGGAGAAAAAATGTTCATCCTATTCGGAGCAAATGCCCCGAGTGAATTAGCGGATTATTGCCTATTAATTGATGTAAATGAAATTAATGGAGAAATCGAAAAGGGTGACATTCTCGTCTTAGGCAATCAGCAATATACCATTACCTCTGTAGGTGACGTGGTGAAAAAGAATTTAGGTTCACTTGGACATATCACGTTAAAATTCAATGGTTCTGAAACGGCAGAATTACCTGGCACTATACATCTTGAAGAAAGAGATATTCAAATGCCGCAAGCAGGGACAACTCTTCAAATCTTGAAAAAATAA
- a CDS encoding DUF817 domain-containing protein — protein MRALKQLVRFGWEQALSCLFPVVIFASLAFTKVMPLPFLSRYDWLLIICLLMQWWMVRSGLETRDELKVITLFHLIGLALELFKVHMGSWSYPEEGYFKIFGVPLYSGFMYASVASYLCQAWRRLKVELVKWPPFLVVVPLAAAIYLNFFTHHYWIDVRWWLSGLVIIVFWQSWVTYEVDGTRYRMPLALSFVLIGFFIWIAENIATFFGAWEYPNQTDAWSLVHLGKVSSWLLLVIVSFLIVATLKQVKGKSSTRIDTSQFL, from the coding sequence ATGAGAGCACTAAAACAACTCGTTCGTTTTGGGTGGGAGCAGGCCCTATCATGTTTGTTTCCTGTCGTTATTTTTGCCTCTTTGGCTTTTACAAAAGTCATGCCGCTTCCCTTCCTGTCACGGTATGACTGGCTGCTCATCATCTGCCTTCTGATGCAGTGGTGGATGGTGCGTTCTGGACTTGAAACACGGGATGAGCTAAAGGTTATCACATTGTTCCACCTTATTGGACTTGCTCTTGAACTTTTCAAGGTACATATGGGCTCCTGGTCTTATCCAGAGGAAGGCTATTTCAAAATTTTTGGAGTGCCTTTGTATAGCGGATTCATGTACGCAAGTGTAGCGAGTTATCTTTGCCAGGCGTGGAGGAGGCTTAAGGTTGAACTGGTTAAGTGGCCACCGTTTTTGGTAGTTGTACCTCTTGCAGCTGCGATTTATTTGAATTTTTTCACCCACCATTATTGGATTGACGTTCGTTGGTGGTTATCTGGACTTGTCATTATCGTCTTTTGGCAATCATGGGTCACATACGAGGTTGATGGAACTCGTTACCGAATGCCACTAGCGCTTTCTTTTGTGCTCATCGGATTTTTTATATGGATAGCCGAAAATATCGCAACATTCTTTGGGGCGTGGGAATATCCAAACCAAACCGATGCATGGAGTCTGGTTCATCTAGGAAAGGTGAGTTCATGGCTCTTATTAGTGATTGTTAGCTTTCTTATAGTGGCGACGTTAAAACAGGTTAAGGGGAAAAGTTCCACTAGGATAGATACCAGTCAATTTTTATAA
- a CDS encoding helix-turn-helix transcriptional regulator, translating into MAIIINIDVMLAKRKMSVTELSERVGITMANLSILKNGKAKAIRLSTLEAICKALECQPGDILEYRNDEGAKD; encoded by the coding sequence ATGGCAATTATAATCAATATTGATGTGATGCTGGCGAAAAGGAAAATGAGCGTTACAGAACTTTCTGAGAGGGTTGGAATCACGATGGCTAATCTTTCCATATTGAAGAATGGCAAGGCAAAAGCGATTCGATTATCAACTTTAGAGGCGATTTGTAAGGCTTTAGAATGTCAACCCGGAGATATTTTAGAATACCGAAATGATGAAGGCGCAAAAGATTAA
- a CDS encoding sugar-binding transcriptional regulator — translation MDKREEKRLLVKIAQMYYEEDMTQGAISKELGIYRTSVSRLLKKAREDGVVKITVSSDIDGAFELERQLEKLFGLKEVIIVPEKRDSTELDKKKVVAMAGAELLKRIIKDGDVVGCAWGSTMASLIGEFTNAGKKDANFVPLVGGPGPMDTKHHVNRIVYNIAEDFGGTSYFIDAAAVVEKKETKDDIVQSHYFTKITELWDNLTIAVVGIGNPNQSSNLVWAGFCGNREIEDLNQQGAIGDICSRFYDIDGNLIQSDLSDRTIAIELEKLKNIPYSIGIAESVEKAPSIIGGLRGGYINTLITTEETANEIIEIIEENGTSLS, via the coding sequence ATGGATAAAAGAGAAGAAAAAAGACTCTTAGTTAAAATTGCGCAAATGTACTATGAAGAAGATATGACGCAAGGCGCCATTTCAAAAGAATTAGGTATATACCGAACATCCGTCAGCAGACTTTTAAAAAAAGCAAGGGAAGATGGTGTAGTTAAAATTACTGTCAGCAGCGATATTGATGGAGCTTTTGAATTGGAACGTCAATTGGAAAAGTTGTTTGGCTTAAAAGAAGTAATTATCGTTCCTGAAAAAAGAGACAGTACCGAACTGGATAAAAAGAAAGTGGTTGCGATGGCCGGGGCTGAATTACTAAAACGGATTATTAAAGACGGTGATGTCGTAGGCTGTGCCTGGGGAAGCACAATGGCCAGTCTGATCGGTGAATTTACCAACGCCGGAAAAAAAGACGCTAATTTTGTCCCTTTAGTAGGTGGGCCTGGACCTATGGATACGAAGCATCACGTCAATAGAATTGTTTATAATATTGCAGAAGATTTTGGAGGAACTTCTTATTTTATTGATGCTGCGGCAGTAGTGGAAAAAAAAGAGACAAAGGATGACATTGTTCAATCTCACTACTTCACTAAAATAACGGAGCTTTGGGACAACTTAACAATTGCAGTAGTAGGGATTGGGAACCCAAACCAATCATCTAATTTAGTCTGGGCTGGCTTTTGCGGCAATCGGGAAATTGAAGATTTAAATCAACAAGGTGCCATAGGTGATATCTGCTCACGATTTTATGATATAGACGGAAACCTGATTCAATCTGACTTATCTGATCGAACAATAGCCATTGAGCTGGAAAAACTAAAAAATATTCCATACTCAATCGGTATTGCAGAGTCTGTTGAAAAAGCTCCTTCCATTATTGGGGGATTAAGAGGAGGATACATTAACACTCTGATCACCACTGAGGAAACGGCAAATGAAATCATTGAAATCATAGAAGAAAATGGAACATCCTTATCTTAG
- a CDS encoding transcriptional regulator GutM — protein sequence MLWYVIILIGFSWLLQSIFGFLQIKHFNKRYAELRKLGRVAIGKRTGLFKSGTVVMFAIDRKSNILKAAKMQGVTVLSRVRNLKGFEGKNLLHLGEEDFHKVNKLTRLAIEDALNSYHIISKGGDLKVKKGWIDLLLSKK from the coding sequence ATGCTATGGTATGTCATTATATTAATTGGTTTTTCTTGGCTCCTTCAAAGCATATTTGGATTTTTGCAAATCAAGCATTTCAATAAAAGGTATGCAGAGTTGAGAAAGCTTGGAAGGGTCGCGATTGGGAAAAGAACGGGACTTTTTAAATCTGGCACTGTCGTAATGTTTGCGATTGACCGAAAAAGCAACATATTGAAAGCCGCCAAAATGCAGGGAGTAACTGTGCTTTCAAGAGTAAGGAACTTAAAAGGATTTGAAGGGAAAAATCTCTTACACCTCGGTGAAGAGGATTTTCATAAAGTAAATAAGTTAACAAGGTTAGCCATTGAGGATGCACTGAACAGCTATCATATTATCTCTAAAGGGGGTGATTTGAAGGTTAAGAAAGGCTGGATTGATTTACTCTTATCAAAAAAATAG
- a CDS encoding aspartate/glutamate racemase family protein: protein MKTIGLIGGMSWESSLEYYRIINEEVKAKLGGLHSAKCILYSVDFEEIERYQAEGDWESSGKLLGDVAQSLEKAGAEIIVICTNTMHKVIRYIEEKVSIPILHIADSTANQIQKSEISKVGLLGTKYTMEQDFYKTRIEFNGIKVLIPNDEDRKVINQVIYEELCLGEIQQSSRDYYKKVIKKLVDDGAEGIILGCTEIGLLVKPEDSEVPLFDTTVIHAIESVNMALGK, encoded by the coding sequence ATGAAAACTATTGGGCTTATCGGTGGAATGAGTTGGGAGTCATCGTTAGAATATTATCGTATTATTAACGAAGAAGTGAAAGCTAAATTGGGAGGATTGCATTCAGCTAAGTGCATTTTATATAGCGTGGATTTTGAAGAAATAGAACGCTATCAAGCTGAAGGCGATTGGGAAAGTTCAGGTAAATTATTGGGGGATGTTGCTCAGTCTTTGGAAAAGGCGGGTGCAGAAATTATTGTAATTTGTACAAATACGATGCATAAAGTGATTAGATATATTGAAGAAAAAGTTAGCATACCAATTTTACACATTGCAGATTCAACAGCAAATCAAATTCAAAAGTCCGAAATAAGTAAGGTTGGTTTACTTGGTACTAAATATACGATGGAGCAAGACTTTTATAAAACACGAATTGAGTTTAATGGTATTAAGGTTTTGATACCAAATGATGAGGATAGAAAAGTGATAAATCAAGTAATTTATGAAGAGTTATGTTTAGGGGAAATTCAACAATCATCAAGGGATTATTACAAAAAGGTCATTAAGAAGTTAGTTGATGATGGAGCTGAAGGAATAATATTAGGTTGCACAGAAATTGGATTATTAGTAAAACCAGAGGATTCAGAAGTACCATTATTTGATACAACAGTAATACATGCCATTGAATCTGTTAATATGGCATTAGGAAAATAA
- a CDS encoding CPCC family cysteine-rich protein: protein MQREKCPCCGFPTLEERGIYDICELCNWEDDGQDDPYANEVWGGPNGDYSLTEARRNFKENLIMYRDRRNIFTQTNKEIEAKKSLISAFVELGKCEPDSLEYKVLWIKIKSYEKDFN, encoded by the coding sequence GTGCAACGTGAAAAGTGTCCTTGTTGTGGCTTTCCAACATTGGAAGAGCGTGGGATTTATGATATATGTGAACTTTGTAATTGGGAAGATGATGGACAAGACGATCCATATGCAAATGAAGTTTGGGGTGGTCCAAATGGGGATTACTCTCTTACAGAAGCAAGAAGAAATTTTAAAGAAAATCTCATTATGTATAGAGATAGAAGAAACATATTTACTCAAACTAATAAAGAAATTGAAGCAAAAAAGTCTTTAATAAGTGCGTTCGTTGAATTAGGCAAGTGTGAACCAGATTCGTTAGAATATAAGGTACTTTGGATCAAAATAAAGTCTTACGAGAAAGATTTTAATTGA
- a CDS encoding DUF3953 domain-containing protein — protein sequence MVRVILAIVVIVISSYSLITEAELMPYYMLFLGALILVTGFAELQKDRKGFWGYMNIVISLFVFFVSIQGFLMN from the coding sequence ATGGTTAGAGTTATCTTAGCAATAGTTGTTATTGTTATATCAAGTTATAGTCTAATAACGGAAGCCGAGTTAATGCCGTATTATATGCTTTTCTTAGGGGCACTTATATTGGTGACAGGATTTGCCGAACTTCAAAAAGACAGAAAAGGCTTTTGGGGATATATGAACATTGTTATCTCTTTATTTGTATTCTTTGTTTCCATACAGGGTTTCTTAATGAACTAA
- a CDS encoding GNAT family N-acetyltransferase, translated as MTEMLPMTSENLELCIELYMNVFNSEPWNESWTYETANERLTDLLNTPKFLGFLFHDDHNPVGFIAGNSKVSYQGLTFYLAELCVNNQMQGKGYGSKMLHSLEDELQKRGIKSLYLLTANDGLAEAFYRKNDFVVNEHRIVMKKSL; from the coding sequence ATGACAGAAATGTTACCAATGACATCGGAGAATTTAGAGCTATGTATCGAACTCTACATGAACGTTTTTAATAGTGAACCATGGAATGAAAGTTGGACATACGAGACTGCAAATGAAAGACTTACTGACTTATTGAATACTCCTAAGTTTCTTGGTTTTTTATTCCATGACGATCACAATCCAGTAGGTTTTATTGCTGGAAATAGTAAGGTGTCTTATCAAGGTTTAACTTTTTATCTGGCGGAACTTTGTGTAAATAATCAAATGCAAGGTAAGGGATACGGCTCAAAAATGCTTCATTCTTTAGAAGATGAACTACAGAAGAGAGGGATTAAAAGCCTATATTTATTAACTGCTAACGACGGGCTTGCAGAAGCATTTTATCGAAAGAATGATTTTGTTGTAAATGAACATAGGATAGTTATGAAGAAAAGTTTATAA
- a CDS encoding PTS glucitol/sorbitol transporter subunit IIC: MDWLTNAADGFMNLFRAGAETFVDLVTGIVPLLIMLLVAMNALIRLVGEERVELIAKKSSKNPLTRYFVLPVIGTFALANPMTLSLGKFLPEKYKPSYYAAASYSCHTHNGLFPHVNPGELFVFLGIAAGITTLGFETTELALRYFLVGIFTNFLRGWVTDLTTYYVSKQQGVKLKETVDL; the protein is encoded by the coding sequence ATGGATTGGCTTACAAATGCAGCAGATGGCTTTATGAATTTATTTAGAGCAGGTGCCGAAACTTTTGTCGATTTAGTAACAGGTATTGTTCCACTCCTTATCATGCTTTTAGTTGCAATGAATGCTCTTATACGGTTGGTTGGAGAAGAAAGAGTGGAACTGATTGCGAAGAAATCGAGTAAGAACCCACTTACAAGATATTTTGTTCTTCCGGTAATTGGAACGTTCGCTTTGGCAAATCCAATGACATTATCACTTGGGAAATTTTTGCCGGAAAAATACAAACCAAGCTATTATGCTGCTGCTTCTTATTCCTGTCACACGCATAACGGACTTTTTCCACACGTTAATCCAGGAGAGCTGTTCGTATTCTTGGGAATTGCTGCAGGAATTACAACACTGGGATTTGAAACAACAGAACTAGCCCTCCGTTACTTCTTGGTGGGGATTTTCACAAACTTTTTAAGAGGTTGGGTAACAGATTTAACAACTTATTATGTATCTAAACAGCAAGGCGTTAAATTGAAAGAAACAGTGGATCTCTAA
- a CDS encoding MFS transporter, producing the protein MSSKTYQLNQSYVDSQEKQKMLYKRTLIIISISQIFGGAGLAAGVTVGALLAQQMLGTDAFAGLPSGLFTLGSAGAALIVGRLSQRYGRRTGLTAGFMVGGLGAIGVITAAIINSIFLLFASLLIYGAGTATNLQARYAGTDLANNKQRATAISITMVFTTFGAVAGPNLVNVMGDFALSIGVPSLAGPFILSAAAFILAGLVLFIMLRPDPLVIARTIEVSNQESNRIEHSTDTDKTENKRGIIVGATIMVLTQIVMVAIMTMTPVHMRHHGHDLGEIGLVIGFHIGAMFLPSLVTGVLVDKFGRTTMAIASGVTLLLAGLISAIAPGDSMILLVIALSLLGLGWNFGLISGTALIVDSTGTSTRAKTQGAVDVLIALSGAAGGAFSGMIVAGSSYTTLSFIGGLLSLLLIPVVIWSRGSEK; encoded by the coding sequence ATGTCTAGTAAAACCTATCAATTGAACCAGAGTTATGTAGATTCTCAAGAAAAACAAAAAATGTTATACAAACGTACATTGATTATTATAAGTATTTCACAAATTTTTGGTGGTGCTGGGTTAGCAGCTGGAGTTACGGTGGGGGCACTTCTTGCACAACAAATGCTTGGCACAGATGCATTTGCTGGACTTCCTTCGGGATTATTTACTTTAGGGTCTGCAGGGGCTGCTTTAATCGTAGGGAGACTTTCTCAACGTTACGGTCGTCGTACAGGTCTAACAGCTGGTTTTATGGTAGGTGGACTTGGAGCGATAGGAGTCATAACTGCAGCTATAATAAATAGCATTTTCCTTTTATTCGCTTCCCTTCTCATTTATGGTGCAGGAACAGCGACAAATTTACAAGCTCGTTACGCTGGTACGGACTTAGCAAACAATAAACAGCGAGCTACTGCTATTAGTATTACTATGGTATTTACAACATTTGGTGCAGTTGCAGGTCCGAATTTAGTGAATGTAATGGGGGATTTTGCTCTTTCTATTGGTGTTCCATCACTTGCTGGTCCTTTCATTTTATCAGCAGCAGCATTTATCTTAGCAGGTCTTGTACTTTTCATCATGCTTCGCCCAGACCCATTGGTTATAGCTAGAACAATAGAAGTGTCCAACCAAGAAAGTAATCGAATAGAACATTCGACAGATACTGATAAAACAGAAAACAAAAGAGGCATTATTGTTGGTGCAACAATCATGGTTCTTACTCAAATTGTCATGGTGGCTATTATGACAATGACACCAGTTCATATGAGACATCATGGACATGACTTAGGTGAAATAGGTCTTGTTATTGGCTTTCATATAGGTGCAATGTTTCTCCCTTCACTTGTTACAGGTGTCCTTGTTGATAAGTTTGGTCGTACTACCATGGCTATTGCCTCTGGAGTTACGCTGCTTCTGGCAGGTTTAATATCAGCGATTGCACCAGGTGATTCTATGATTCTCCTAGTTATTGCTCTTTCTTTACTTGGATTAGGATGGAATTTTGGTTTAATAAGTGGGACTGCTCTCATTGTTGATTCAACTGGAACTTCGACTCGGGCTAAAACTCAAGGTGCAGTGGATGTTTTAATTGCATTATCAGGTGCTGCTGGTGGAGCCTTTTCTGGAATGATTGTGGCGGGTTCAAGTTATACAACATTATCATTTATTGGAGGCTTATTATCTTTATTATTGATTCCTGTAGTTATCTGGTCTCGGGGAAGTGAAAAATAA
- a CDS encoding SDR family oxidoreductase produces MNESWPQLENKVAIVTGGASGIGSKITAHLVKNGTKVIVSDLNVNTGEQTDGTYHIQCDVTNKESVENMVTIATELFGTVDILVNNAGVNLPRLLVDFRGEKPEYELSEKDFDFMVAVNQKGPYLCAQAVARVMVKNNKGVIINISSEAGMEGSSGQSVYSATKGAVNGFTRSWAKELGIFNIRVVGVAPGINEQTGLTTDAYNEALAYTRGVTVEGLGTDYSKTIPLGRPGKLDEIGELVTYLASDRSSYITGTTVNISGGKSRG; encoded by the coding sequence ATGAATGAATCATGGCCTCAATTAGAAAATAAAGTGGCAATTGTTACAGGTGGTGCCTCTGGAATTGGCTCGAAAATTACAGCGCATTTAGTAAAGAACGGTACAAAGGTGATTGTTTCCGATCTAAATGTAAATACTGGCGAACAAACTGATGGAACATATCATATCCAATGCGACGTTACCAATAAAGAAAGCGTTGAAAATATGGTCACCATAGCCACCGAGTTATTTGGAACTGTAGATATTTTAGTTAATAATGCTGGTGTAAACTTACCACGTTTACTTGTTGATTTCCGTGGCGAAAAGCCAGAGTATGAGTTAAGTGAAAAGGACTTTGATTTCATGGTTGCCGTCAATCAAAAAGGACCTTACCTTTGTGCTCAGGCAGTTGCGAGAGTAATGGTGAAAAATAATAAAGGCGTTATCATTAATATTTCTTCCGAGGCAGGTATGGAAGGATCTTCTGGACAAAGTGTTTATTCGGCAACAAAAGGTGCTGTCAATGGCTTTACCCGTTCTTGGGCAAAAGAGCTGGGGATATTCAACATCCGCGTAGTCGGTGTTGCGCCAGGGATCAATGAGCAAACAGGTTTAACAACAGACGCTTATAATGAAGCATTAGCTTACACACGTGGAGTGACAGTAGAAGGTCTTGGAACAGATTACAGCAAAACGATACCACTTGGACGACCTGGTAAATTGGATGAAATTGGTGAATTGGTCACTTATCTAGCTTCAGACCGTTCTAGTTATATTACAGGTACAACCGTTAATATTTCAGGTGGAAAATCCCGCGGATAA
- a CDS encoding PTS glucitol/sorbitol transporter subunit IIB, producing MTQTVTKYKSIVVNAGQGGFGGPLVISPTEEKNKVVYVTGGTRPDIADTIAELTGCELVDGFKTSVPEDEMACVIIDCGGTLRCGLYPKKRIMTINIMPTGQSGPLAMHITEDIYVSGVKPQNIELYEGAATPPTSNVNNANGQIEKTISKPKYSADKKISEQRKPKGAITRIGMAMGSIVNVFYQAGRDTIDTVIKTILPFMAFVAMLIGVIKASGIGDVFAQYLSPFAGTLPGLLLISLICSFPLLSPFLGPGAVISQVIGTLIGVEIGKGNIPPHLALPALFAINSQAGADFVPVGLGLAEAEVETIEVGVPSALYGRFLTGAPTVFIAWLASFGLYE from the coding sequence ATGACTCAAACGGTTACGAAGTACAAGTCAATTGTCGTCAATGCAGGGCAAGGCGGATTTGGCGGGCCATTAGTGATTTCACCGACAGAAGAAAAAAATAAAGTGGTATATGTAACAGGCGGAACAAGACCGGATATTGCAGACACCATTGCAGAATTAACAGGCTGTGAATTAGTCGACGGTTTTAAAACGAGTGTACCCGAGGATGAAATGGCGTGTGTCATCATTGATTGTGGCGGAACGCTCCGATGTGGCTTATACCCCAAAAAAAGAATCATGACGATCAATATCATGCCTACTGGACAAAGTGGCCCGTTAGCAATGCACATTACCGAGGACATTTACGTTTCTGGAGTAAAGCCTCAAAACATTGAATTGTATGAAGGTGCTGCAACACCTCCAACATCCAATGTGAACAATGCTAACGGACAAATTGAAAAAACAATTTCTAAACCTAAGTATAGCGCAGATAAAAAAATTAGTGAACAAAGAAAGCCTAAAGGCGCCATAACACGCATTGGGATGGCGATGGGTTCCATCGTCAATGTCTTTTATCAGGCTGGCCGCGACACGATAGATACTGTCATTAAAACAATTTTACCGTTTATGGCTTTTGTGGCCATGTTAATCGGGGTGATTAAAGCATCTGGAATTGGGGATGTGTTCGCACAATATTTATCACCATTTGCAGGAACTTTGCCGGGCTTGCTCTTAATCTCTTTAATTTGCTCATTCCCATTATTATCACCATTCTTGGGACCGGGAGCTGTTATTTCACAGGTCATTGGGACATTAATTGGAGTGGAAATTGGAAAAGGAAATATCCCTCCGCACCTTGCATTGCCAGCTCTTTTCGCGATTAACTCACAGGCTGGAGCTGATTTTGTTCCAGTTGGGCTAGGTTTAGCAGAGGCAGAAGTGGAAACCATTGAAGTCGGAGTTCCTTCCGCATTGTACGGACGTTTTTTAACCGGAGCACCAACCGTTTTTATTGCTTGGCTCGCAAGCTTCGGTTTGTATGAATAA
- a CDS encoding DUF2975 domain-containing protein, protein MKRGTTLFLKIAVILIGIPVLALCIFLVPEIANFAAELYPDFAYMKYLVLIDLYASAIPFYFALYQAFKLLSYIDKNKAFSELSVRALKIIKYCAITISILYVAGMPLFYLMAEMDDAPGIILIGMVVIFASMVVAVFAAVLQRLLKEAIDIKAENDLIV, encoded by the coding sequence ATGAAACGGGGAACAACACTCTTTTTAAAGATAGCTGTTATTCTTATTGGAATTCCAGTTCTTGCTTTGTGCATATTTTTGGTGCCTGAGATAGCGAATTTTGCAGCAGAATTGTATCCGGATTTTGCTTATATGAAATATCTCGTTTTAATCGATTTGTATGCATCGGCGATACCTTTTTACTTTGCTCTGTATCAAGCTTTTAAACTTTTAAGCTATATTGACAAGAACAAAGCTTTCTCGGAATTATCTGTTAGAGCTTTAAAGATTATCAAATATTGTGCAATCACAATCAGTATCTTGTATGTCGCAGGCATGCCACTCTTTTATCTCATGGCGGAGATGGACGACGCCCCAGGTATCATATTAATCGGAATGGTCGTTATTTTTGCTTCAATGGTGGTTGCTGTCTTTGCTGCCGTTCTTCAAAGGCTTTTAAAAGAAGCCATAGATATAAAAGCGGAAAATGATTTAATAGTCTGA